One part of the Sorangiineae bacterium MSr11954 genome encodes these proteins:
- a CDS encoding DoxX family protein — protein sequence MRQLALFFRPAATPSQARIALRAAVGGVFLVSGIIKLLYENQGVGRFTRIGLPLAAQLARFVSVVEIVAGGLLLVGLFTRLATVPLMVDMLVAIVTTKVPLLFGVGPEPVSAMPKIGFWAFAYQVRLDITMLCACGYLLAVGAGLWSFDALLMRRRWSTSLLGQVHHDTEVGPHTVA from the coding sequence ATGCGACAACTCGCGCTCTTCTTCCGACCGGCAGCGACGCCATCGCAGGCCAGGATCGCGCTGCGAGCGGCGGTCGGCGGGGTCTTTCTCGTCTCGGGGATCATCAAGCTCCTGTACGAGAATCAAGGAGTGGGACGGTTCACCCGAATCGGGCTGCCGCTGGCGGCGCAATTGGCTCGTTTCGTCAGCGTGGTCGAGATCGTCGCGGGCGGTCTGCTGCTCGTCGGGCTCTTCACCCGGCTCGCGACCGTGCCTCTCATGGTCGATATGCTGGTCGCCATCGTCACCACCAAGGTGCCGCTCCTATTTGGCGTCGGCCCCGAGCCCGTCTCGGCGATGCCAAAGATCGGATTTTGGGCTTTTGCCTACCAGGTACGACTGGACATCACCATGCTGTGCGCATGCGGTTATCTGCTGGCCGTCGGGGCGGGGCTCTGGTCCTTCGATGCGCTGTTAATGCGACGGCGGTGGAGCACATCCCTTTTGGGGCAAGTGCATCACGACACCGAGGTAGGGCCGCATACGGTAGCCTAG
- a CDS encoding sigma-70 family RNA polymerase sigma factor, with protein MPSAASQHKVSPASESDEALVARVGLRDEVALRVLHARHAARIFTIAARMAGESVAEDVVQDVLLTVWRKHETFDPARGSFKSWIAQITRRHALNELRRRRRYAKDVPDELEDVPAEALEPDEAQWAAHRRAVVRRAVAALPVAERQALSLAFFDELTHEQVASTLRTPLGTAKSRIRLGMKRLAPVLAAVLVAVVAFLGWKREHQRQELQARALRMVTSSDVVPIRLGPTEGTPPAAHGTYRARAGTGIAVLTVSYLPSIAGAERYAAWVRHGEHWTSLGMIDVRADGSSLLTCENESLATPADEVRVTREANAGPVPRGPAVLEWPVAHR; from the coding sequence ATGCCGTCCGCTGCAAGTCAGCACAAGGTGTCTCCGGCATCCGAGAGCGATGAAGCGCTCGTCGCTCGAGTGGGGCTCCGCGACGAGGTTGCGCTGCGCGTTCTCCACGCCCGCCATGCCGCGCGAATCTTTACCATCGCGGCGCGTATGGCCGGCGAGTCCGTCGCGGAAGACGTCGTGCAAGACGTTTTGCTGACCGTTTGGCGCAAGCACGAGACATTCGACCCCGCACGCGGCTCGTTCAAGAGCTGGATCGCGCAGATAACGCGGCGCCATGCGCTGAACGAGCTTCGCCGTCGTCGGCGGTATGCCAAGGACGTTCCCGACGAGCTCGAGGACGTCCCCGCCGAGGCGCTGGAACCCGACGAGGCCCAATGGGCCGCGCATCGCCGAGCCGTCGTTCGCCGCGCGGTGGCCGCGCTTCCTGTCGCGGAGCGCCAGGCGCTGTCGCTCGCGTTCTTCGACGAGTTGACCCACGAGCAAGTCGCATCCACGCTGCGAACGCCGCTCGGAACGGCGAAGTCGCGCATCCGCCTCGGCATGAAGCGCCTCGCGCCGGTGCTCGCGGCGGTGCTCGTGGCCGTCGTTGCATTCCTGGGCTGGAAGCGCGAACACCAGCGGCAAGAGCTCCAAGCGCGCGCGCTCCGCATGGTCACCTCGAGCGACGTCGTTCCCATCCGCCTCGGCCCCACCGAGGGCACGCCGCCCGCGGCCCACGGTACATACCGCGCGCGCGCAGGCACCGGTATCGCCGTGCTGACCGTGAGCTATCTCCCATCGATCGCGGGCGCCGAGCGGTACGCCGCGTGGGTCCGACATGGCGAGCACTGGACGTCGCTTGGGATGATCGACGTGCGGGCCGACGGTAGCTCGTTGCTCACGTGCGAGAACGAATCCCTCGCAACCCCCGCCGACGAAGTGCGCGTAACACGCGAAGCGAATGCCGGCCCCGTGCCGCGAGGTCCGGCGGTCTTGGAATGGCCAGTGGCACACCGGTGA